In Paenibacillus sp. FSL R7-0345, a single window of DNA contains:
- a CDS encoding N-acetylmuramoyl-L-alanine amidase, which produces MRNVSLRTAGCDNRAVNRTWRRWIILLASAGLMTLLAGPADAALKEPSAPPSVLKNDRQHVLGHDQRIILIDAGHGGIDGGTSHGDILEKDITLAISRRLFLLLRSDGFDAILNRTGDYAPSDENRWLRSKSRHLRDLAQRKELAETLPANVVVSVHINWAPSPAKHGPLVLYRQEGRSFLLARSIQDQLNNLYGMQADPRPGKPFYLLNKITATTVIVEAGFISSPEDRSRLCTPHGQEELAEAIAGGIAAYLMEV; this is translated from the coding sequence TTGAGAAATGTAAGCTTGCGAACAGCCGGCTGCGACAATAGAGCTGTTAACCGCACATGGCGCAGATGGATCATTCTGCTCGCTTCGGCAGGACTGATGACACTGCTGGCCGGACCAGCTGATGCCGCGCTCAAAGAACCTTCCGCCCCGCCGTCTGTCCTAAAGAATGATCGGCAGCATGTACTCGGCCATGATCAGCGGATAATCCTGATTGATGCCGGACACGGCGGAATTGACGGGGGAACCTCCCACGGTGACATTCTGGAGAAGGATATTACCCTGGCTATTTCCCGCCGCCTGTTCCTGCTGCTGCGCAGTGACGGCTTCGACGCCATCCTTAACCGTACCGGGGATTATGCCCCGAGCGACGAGAACCGCTGGCTGCGCAGCAAATCGCGCCATCTGCGCGATCTGGCCCAGCGCAAAGAGCTGGCCGAGACTCTGCCGGCAAATGTGGTCGTCAGCGTTCACATCAACTGGGCGCCTTCACCAGCCAAGCATGGGCCGCTGGTACTGTACCGCCAGGAAGGACGCAGCTTTTTGCTGGCCAGATCCATTCAGGATCAGCTGAACAATCTGTACGGCATGCAGGCAGATCCGAGGCCGGGCAAGCCCTTTTATCTGCTCAACAAAATAACCGCCACAACGGTTATCGTTGAGGCGGGATTTATAAGCAGTCCGGAGGACCGCAGCAGGCTCTGCACACCGCATGGCCAGGAGGAGCTTGCTGAGGCCATCGCCGGCGGGATCGCGGCATACCTTATGGAAGTTTGA
- a CDS encoding YqzE family protein: protein MASSGDDLVKYITEKVVVYMEDPRASRERRKAEKQPWAQKWFGMLPLGLSIWRSKWTKEGRRD from the coding sequence ATGGCTTCCAGCGGGGATGATCTGGTGAAGTACATTACCGAAAAGGTAGTCGTCTATATGGAGGACCCGCGCGCAAGCCGGGAACGGCGTAAAGCGGAGAAGCAGCCGTGGGCGCAGAAATGGTTCGGCATGCTGCCGCTTGGACTGTCCATCTGGCGGAGCAAATGGACCAAGGAGGGCCGCCGGGATTAG
- a CDS encoding YqhG family protein — MTLTTQEVRKHVMDYLEATDCTVIEVSPLHVTVKLSPRADRMLTDRPYYWGFVERTGAEPETLSFTFVFDPEQYDHAAAQASATPARPRGGVNLPTGGLNMEAAAGPAAEGTAPGGTPAGVPPGVSADPQDSILARYFGVMPALPRLGPGLIRREDVIYGSKRLNQIWAAARDEGKCLQLFEDPGSRQRMTLFSAAYEPWLGVCYKVEMTCDLKREELHFLGISLTTGKIAAEFGSRLNSLELTPRLPENIHIQPYDLSIAGGADRLENYLTSQLAGLDYSWAEEARERLRLELSIVDLYYTELLKEPDEEKKQAIEEQYNSRRTETAWQYEPQISVSAVTYGLFHLRSS; from the coding sequence ATGACACTGACTACACAGGAAGTCCGCAAGCATGTGATGGATTATCTGGAGGCCACTGACTGCACCGTTATCGAGGTTTCGCCGCTGCATGTAACCGTCAAGCTCTCCCCCCGTGCCGACCGGATGCTGACCGACAGGCCCTATTACTGGGGCTTTGTGGAGCGCACAGGCGCAGAGCCGGAGACGCTTTCATTCACCTTCGTGTTCGATCCGGAGCAGTATGATCATGCCGCTGCCCAGGCGTCGGCCACACCTGCCCGGCCGCGCGGCGGTGTAAATCTGCCGACTGGCGGCTTGAACATGGAGGCGGCTGCCGGGCCTGCCGCTGAAGGAACAGCGCCAGGGGGTACCCCGGCCGGAGTGCCGCCCGGCGTGTCAGCTGATCCGCAGGACAGCATCCTCGCCCGCTACTTCGGCGTTATGCCGGCGCTTCCGCGCCTGGGTCCGGGCTTGATCCGCCGCGAGGACGTAATATACGGCAGCAAACGGCTTAATCAGATCTGGGCAGCCGCCCGGGATGAGGGCAAATGCCTGCAGCTGTTCGAGGACCCAGGCAGCAGGCAGCGGATGACCTTGTTCTCCGCTGCCTATGAGCCTTGGCTGGGCGTATGTTACAAGGTCGAGATGACCTGTGACCTGAAGCGGGAGGAGCTGCATTTTCTGGGGATCTCTCTGACCACGGGAAAAATAGCGGCCGAATTCGGTTCCCGGCTGAATAGTCTGGAGCTGACACCGCGGCTGCCGGAAAATATTCATATCCAGCCTTATGACCTCAGCATAGCTGGCGGTGCAGACAGGCTGGAGAACTATCTGACCAGTCAGCTTGCCGGACTGGACTACAGCTGGGCCGAGGAAGCCCGGGAGCGGCTGCGGCTGGAGCTCAGCATTGTCGATCTTTATTATACCGAGCTGCTCAAAGAGCCGGATGAGGAGAAAAAGCAGGCGATCGAAGAGCAGTATAACAGCAGGCGGACCGAGACTGCCTGGCAGTATGAGCCGCAAATTTCGGTTTCTGCCGTCACTTATGGTCTGTTTCATCTGCGCAGTTCATAG